In the Caballeronia sp. LZ062 genome, one interval contains:
- a CDS encoding 2-oxoglutarate dehydrogenase E1 component, translating to MMKQFQSNSYLFGGNAPYVEELYEAYLDNPASVPETWRAYFDALQNVPASDGTNHNDVAHGPIVESFAQRAKSNGFIPREGATEDLATARKQVYVQSLIGAYRFLGSQWANLDPLKRRERPHIPELEPAFYDFTEADMDQTFSATNLYFGFERATLREIVKALRDTYCGTIGAEYMYISDPEQKRWWKERLESIRSTPDFSNDKKKHILNRLTAAEGLERFLHTKYVGQKRFSLEGGESFIASMDEVVRHAGKNGVQEIVIGMAHRGRLNVLVNTLGKMPADLFAEFEGKHVDDLPAGDVKYHKGFSSDVSTEGGPVHLSLAFNPSHLEIVNPVVEGSAKARMDRRGDEEGLQVLPVQIHGDAAFAGQGVVMETLNLAQTRGYGTHGTLHIVINNQIGFTTSDPRDSRSTLYCSDVVKMIEAPVLHVNGDDPEAVVLATQLAIDFRMKFHKDVVVDIVCFRKLGHNEQDTPAVTQPLMYKTIAKHPGTRALYAEKLVQQGVITAEDADNFVKAYRQAMDEGHHTIDPVLSNYKSKYAVDWVPFLNRKWTDAADTAVPLAELKRLAERITTIPENFKLHPLVERVINDRRAMGRGESKLDWGMGEHLAFASLVASGYAVRLTGQDSGRGTFTHRHAVLHDQNRERWNDGTYIPLQNIADNQAKFTVIDSVLSEEAVLGFEYGYSTAEPNTFVAWEAQFGDFVNGAQVVIDQFISSGEVKWGRVSGLTMMLPHGYEGQGPEHSSARIERFLQLCADHNMQVVQPTTPAQIFHLLRRQMIRLFRKPLIIATPKSLLRHKEAVSDLSELAKGSFQPVIGEVDESIDAKKVKRVVCCSGRVYYDLVAHRREAKANDIAIVRIEQLYPFAHKQFDAELKKYENATEVVWVQDEPQNQGAWFYIEHHLREGMKEGMKLAYSGRPASASPAVGYYAKHYEQQKALVEGAFGRLKGAQTIAK from the coding sequence ATGATGAAGCAATTCCAGTCGAACTCCTATTTGTTCGGCGGTAATGCTCCGTACGTCGAAGAGTTGTACGAGGCATATCTCGATAATCCCGCGTCAGTGCCCGAGACCTGGCGAGCCTATTTCGACGCGTTGCAGAACGTGCCTGCGTCGGACGGCACGAATCACAACGACGTGGCTCACGGCCCGATCGTCGAATCGTTTGCCCAGCGCGCGAAGTCCAACGGCTTCATCCCCCGCGAAGGCGCAACCGAAGACCTCGCCACCGCGCGAAAACAAGTCTACGTTCAGTCCCTCATCGGCGCGTATCGCTTCCTCGGCTCGCAATGGGCCAATCTCGATCCGCTCAAGCGCCGCGAGCGTCCGCATATTCCCGAACTCGAGCCTGCGTTCTACGACTTCACCGAAGCCGACATGGACCAGACGTTCAGCGCCACGAACCTGTATTTCGGTTTCGAGCGCGCGACGCTGCGCGAGATCGTCAAGGCATTGCGTGACACGTACTGCGGCACGATCGGCGCCGAGTACATGTATATCAGCGATCCCGAGCAGAAGCGCTGGTGGAAGGAGCGTCTCGAGTCGATCCGTTCGACGCCTGACTTCTCGAACGACAAGAAGAAGCACATCCTGAACCGCCTGACGGCCGCCGAAGGCCTCGAGCGTTTCCTGCACACCAAGTACGTCGGCCAGAAGCGTTTCTCGCTGGAAGGGGGCGAGAGCTTCATCGCGTCGATGGACGAAGTCGTGCGTCACGCGGGCAAGAACGGCGTGCAGGAAATCGTCATCGGCATGGCGCACCGCGGCCGTCTCAACGTGTTGGTCAATACGCTCGGCAAGATGCCGGCTGACCTCTTCGCCGAATTCGAAGGCAAGCACGTGGACGACCTGCCGGCCGGCGACGTGAAGTACCACAAGGGTTTCTCGTCGGATGTGTCGACCGAAGGCGGCCCGGTTCACCTGTCGCTCGCGTTCAACCCGTCGCACCTCGAAATTGTCAACCCGGTGGTCGAGGGTTCGGCGAAGGCGCGTATGGATCGCCGTGGCGATGAAGAAGGCCTGCAAGTCCTGCCGGTGCAGATTCACGGCGACGCGGCCTTCGCGGGCCAGGGCGTCGTGATGGAAACGCTGAACCTCGCGCAGACGCGCGGCTACGGCACGCACGGCACGCTGCATATCGTCATCAACAACCAAATCGGTTTCACGACGTCGGACCCGCGCGATTCGCGCTCGACGCTGTACTGCTCGGACGTCGTCAAGATGATCGAGGCGCCGGTGCTCCACGTGAACGGCGACGATCCCGAAGCGGTCGTGCTCGCCACGCAGCTCGCGATCGACTTCCGCATGAAGTTCCACAAGGACGTGGTGGTGGACATCGTCTGCTTCCGCAAGCTCGGCCACAACGAGCAGGACACGCCGGCGGTCACGCAGCCGCTGATGTACAAGACCATCGCGAAGCACCCGGGCACGCGCGCGCTGTATGCCGAGAAGCTCGTGCAGCAAGGCGTGATCACGGCCGAAGACGCCGACAACTTCGTGAAGGCGTACCGTCAGGCGATGGACGAAGGCCATCACACCATTGATCCGGTGCTCTCGAACTACAAGAGCAAATACGCGGTCGACTGGGTGCCGTTCCTGAACCGCAAATGGACGGACGCCGCCGACACCGCCGTGCCGCTCGCCGAACTGAAGCGTCTCGCTGAGCGCATCACGACGATTCCGGAGAACTTCAAGCTGCATCCGCTCGTCGAGCGCGTGATCAACGATCGCCGCGCGATGGGCCGTGGCGAATCGAAGCTCGACTGGGGTATGGGCGAGCATCTCGCGTTCGCGTCGCTGGTGGCATCCGGCTACGCGGTGCGTCTGACGGGCCAGGACTCGGGCCGTGGCACGTTCACGCACCGCCACGCCGTGCTGCACGATCAGAACCGCGAACGCTGGAACGACGGCACGTACATTCCGCTGCAGAACATCGCGGACAACCAGGCGAAGTTCACGGTCATCGACTCCGTGCTGTCGGAAGAAGCGGTGCTCGGCTTCGAGTACGGCTATTCGACCGCGGAACCGAACACGTTCGTCGCGTGGGAAGCGCAGTTCGGCGACTTCGTGAACGGCGCGCAAGTGGTGATCGACCAGTTCATCTCGTCGGGCGAAGTGAAGTGGGGCCGCGTCTCCGGTCTCACGATGATGCTGCCGCACGGCTACGAAGGCCAGGGTCCGGAGCACTCGTCGGCGCGTATCGAGCGTTTCCTGCAACTGTGCGCGGACCACAACATGCAAGTGGTTCAGCCGACGACGCCTGCGCAGATCTTCCATCTGCTGCGCCGTCAGATGATCCGCTTGTTCCGCAAGCCGCTCATCATCGCCACGCCGAAGTCGCTGCTGCGTCACAAGGAAGCGGTGTCGGACCTGTCGGAACTGGCGAAGGGCTCGTTCCAGCCGGTCATCGGCGAAGTGGACGAAAGCATCGACGCGAAGAAGGTCAAGCGCGTGGTCTGCTGCTCGGGCCGCGTGTACTACGACCTCGTCGCGCATCGCCGCGAAGCGAAGGCGAACGACATCGCCATCGTGCGTATCGAGCAGTTGTATCCGTTCGCGCACAAGCAGTTCGACGCGGAACTCAAGAAGTACGAAAACGCGACCGAAGTGGTCTGGGTGCAGGACGAGCCGCAGAACCAGGGTGCCTGGTTCTACATCGAGCACCATCTGCGTGAAGGCATGAAGGAAGGGATGAAGCTGGCCTACAGCGGCCGTCCCGCTTCAGCCTCGCCCGCGGTCGGCTATTACGCGAAGCACTACGAGCAGCAGAAGGCGCTCGTGGAAG